From Candidatus Bathyarchaeia archaeon, the proteins below share one genomic window:
- a CDS encoding DUF167 domain-containing protein, producing the protein MSELRYEVEVKFHEDFVKAEGNKIIVGLTSKPEEGKANLELIKKLAKHFNVPSTHVKIVAGLKSRRKVVEILGISHSKCQ; encoded by the coding sequence GTGAGCGAGTTGAGGTATGAGGTTGAAGTGAAGTTTCATGAGGATTTCGTCAAAGCTGAGGGAAACAAGATAATCGTTGGATTAACTTCTAAGCCTGAGGAGGGAAAGGCGAACCTGGAGCTGATTAAGAAGCTGGCGAAGCATTTTAACGTTCCGTCAACGCACGTTAAGATCGTGGCGGGTTTAAAATCGAGGAGGAAAGTTGTCGAGATTTTAGGTATCTCCCACTCCAAGTGTCAGTAA